In a genomic window of Halorussus salilacus:
- a CDS encoding NADH:flavin oxidoreductase — protein sequence MPALQDPFEIGGVRIPNRLYRAPLLECAGNGPDAVDALIRELEPAAAAGAGLVCQGATIVREEGGCAAPGMTSVADPEFVSRLSRLTDAIHDHGGCIFVQLEHGGLRSMETWHAEYRAAHPDLRQLAVSRPPWPLRLLDRLGFLSYDPRVLSTAEVYDLAADFGRSAKWAAEAGYDGVHIAGANMGIVQQFLSPFYNRRDDEFGDGVRFLEVVADEVRSRAGDVPLMAKVPAETEAPPFVGPRLDAADAVEICARLESVGYDAVVPVKASTFWDMSIVRGEFPAAAWRDDRFREGYAAAFGSRWRAALVAALNRVEAVEYGFEHAWNADLARRVRERVSIPVLLEGGIRERERMDGLLGDACDAVGMGRPFYAEPRLPARILGGGDGTVAAAEVVCENCNNCTVPQVTGARGVCRTPAVLAEKGELERGGAYDREKSDGR from the coding sequence GTGCCAGCGCTCCAAGACCCCTTCGAAATCGGCGGTGTGCGGATTCCGAACCGGCTCTACCGCGCGCCGCTCCTCGAATGCGCGGGCAACGGCCCGGACGCGGTCGACGCCCTGATTCGGGAACTCGAACCCGCCGCGGCCGCGGGGGCCGGGTTGGTCTGTCAGGGCGCGACCATCGTCCGCGAGGAGGGCGGCTGTGCCGCGCCGGGGATGACCAGCGTCGCCGACCCCGAGTTCGTCTCGCGGCTCTCGCGGCTCACCGACGCGATTCACGACCACGGCGGGTGCATCTTCGTCCAGCTCGAACACGGCGGCCTCCGGAGCATGGAGACGTGGCACGCCGAGTACCGCGCGGCCCATCCCGACCTGCGCCAGCTCGCGGTCTCGCGCCCGCCGTGGCCCCTGCGACTCCTCGACCGGCTGGGGTTCCTGAGCTACGACCCCCGCGTCCTCTCGACCGCGGAGGTGTACGACCTCGCGGCCGACTTCGGGCGCTCGGCGAAGTGGGCCGCGGAGGCTGGCTACGACGGGGTCCACATCGCAGGGGCCAACATGGGCATCGTCCAGCAGTTCCTCTCGCCGTTCTACAACCGCCGGGACGACGAGTTCGGCGACGGCGTCCGGTTTCTGGAGGTCGTCGCCGACGAGGTTCGGTCGCGGGCTGGCGACGTGCCCCTGATGGCGAAGGTCCCGGCCGAGACCGAAGCGCCGCCGTTCGTCGGCCCGAGACTCGACGCGGCGGACGCCGTCGAGATCTGCGCCCGCCTCGAATCGGTCGGCTACGACGCCGTCGTGCCCGTGAAGGCCTCGACCTTCTGGGACATGAGCATCGTCCGCGGGGAGTTCCCGGCGGCGGCGTGGCGCGACGACCGCTTCCGCGAGGGCTACGCCGCCGCGTTCGGAAGTCGGTGGCGGGCCGCGCTGGTCGCCGCGCTCAATCGCGTCGAGGCGGTCGAGTACGGTTTCGAGCACGCGTGGAACGCGGATTTGGCGCGTCGGGTCCGCGAGCGCGTCTCGATTCCGGTCCTGCTCGAAGGCGGGATTCGAGAGCGCGAGCGGATGGACGGCCTGCTGGGTGACGCCTGCGACGCGGTCGGGATGGGGCGTCCGTTCTACGCCGAACCGCGGCTTCCGGCCAGGATACTCGGCGGTGGCGACGGTACCGTCGCCGCCGCCGAGGTCGTCTGCGAGAACTGCAACAACTGCACCGTGCCGCAGGTGACGGGCGCACGCGGGGTCTGTCGGACGCCCGCGGTGCTGGCCGAGAAGGGAGAACTGGAGCGCGGCGGCGCGTACGACCGCGAGAAAAGCGATGGTCGGTGA
- a CDS encoding CDGSH iron-sulfur domain-containing protein, whose protein sequence is MSREVTHEATGPVRLDESDIDDEYGDVAVCMCGLSDERPFCDGSHRAAEDEEDGAVYKYEDGERREIEEIVFADE, encoded by the coding sequence GTGAGCCGAGAAGTCACCCACGAGGCGACCGGTCCGGTCCGACTCGACGAGAGCGACATCGACGACGAGTACGGCGACGTCGCGGTCTGCATGTGCGGGCTCTCAGACGAGCGACCCTTCTGCGACGGGTCCCACCGCGCGGCCGAGGACGAGGAGGACGGGGCGGTCTACAAGTACGAGGACGGCGAGCGCCGCGAAATCGAGGAGATCGTCTTCGCCGACGAGTAG
- a CDS encoding DUF7521 family protein — MQPMEVTYVVLSVALVVVGLALVGMAARAYVQTERRSMLFLTVGFSLVVAAAVATTFSAFLTEFSESRLLLTVNYAVTTVGYLFIVTSVRAD, encoded by the coding sequence ATGCAACCGATGGAAGTGACCTACGTCGTCCTCAGCGTCGCGCTCGTAGTCGTCGGGCTCGCGCTCGTGGGGATGGCCGCCCGCGCGTACGTCCAGACCGAGCGTCGGTCGATGCTGTTCCTGACGGTCGGTTTCTCGCTGGTCGTCGCCGCGGCGGTCGCCACCACGTTCAGCGCGTTCCTGACCGAGTTCTCGGAGAGTCGGCTCCTGCTAACCGTGAACTACGCCGTGACGACCGTGGGGTATCTGTTCATCGTCACCAGCGTTCGCGCCGACTAG
- a CDS encoding HpcH/HpaI aldolase family protein, giving the protein MTDFKDRLRAGEPVVGHWLSIGDPTVAELCARDADFVVIDTEHAPTGLESVANAARAVEAAGDAAALARVAWNDPVRIKRVLDTGVSGVLVPMVETPEEAREAVEAVRYPPEGVRGIAGSRANDYGRDLGEAVESAGGDLVTVVQVETERAVENAGAIAAVEGIDALLVGPADLSGSLGVFGEYDSERFESAVSAVLDAAHDRDTPVGTLATGDDDIRLWADYGYDYQIVGVDAGYIAAGVERATRTYEDEME; this is encoded by the coding sequence ATGACGGACTTCAAGGACCGACTCCGGGCGGGCGAGCCCGTGGTCGGCCACTGGCTCTCGATTGGCGACCCGACGGTCGCGGAACTCTGCGCCCGCGACGCCGACTTCGTGGTGATCGACACCGAACACGCACCGACCGGCCTCGAATCCGTGGCGAACGCGGCCCGGGCCGTCGAGGCGGCGGGCGATGCCGCGGCCCTCGCTCGCGTGGCGTGGAACGACCCGGTGCGCATCAAGCGCGTGCTGGACACCGGCGTTTCCGGTGTCCTCGTCCCGATGGTCGAGACCCCCGAGGAGGCCCGCGAGGCGGTCGAGGCGGTCCGGTATCCGCCCGAGGGCGTCCGGGGAATCGCGGGGTCGCGAGCCAACGACTACGGCCGGGACCTCGGCGAGGCGGTCGAGTCGGCGGGCGGCGACCTCGTGACCGTCGTGCAGGTCGAGACCGAGCGCGCGGTCGAGAACGCCGGAGCCATCGCGGCGGTCGAGGGCATCGACGCCCTGCTCGTCGGTCCCGCCGACCTCTCGGGGTCGCTGGGCGTCTTCGGCGAGTACGACTCCGAGCGGTTCGAGAGCGCGGTCTCGGCCGTCCTCGACGCCGCTCACGACCGCGATACCCCGGTCGGCACGCTGGCGACCGGCGACGACGACATCCGGCTGTGGGCCGACTACGGGTACGACTACCAGATAGTCGGCGTCGACGCGGGCTACATCGCGGCGGGCGTCGAGCGCGCGACCCGGACCTACGAGGACGAGATGGAATGA
- a CDS encoding thioredoxin family protein yields MVMKESEAELERGDPVPNFELRGTDGETHTLADFADYEAVLLVFTCNHCPYAQAKFDLLNDLAEEYDDAAVVGINPNDDEEYPDDSFERMVELVEDGTIRYDAYLRDETQEVAEAYGAVCTPDPFLLRNGGDTFTLAYHGRLDDALNPDDEASEVYVDDAIDSVLAGEDVDLEFMPSRGCSIKWK; encoded by the coding sequence ATGGTGATGAAAGAGTCCGAGGCCGAACTGGAGCGGGGCGACCCGGTACCGAACTTCGAACTGCGGGGCACCGACGGCGAGACCCACACCCTCGCCGACTTCGCCGACTACGAGGCAGTCCTGCTGGTGTTCACCTGTAACCACTGCCCGTACGCGCAGGCGAAGTTCGACCTGCTGAACGACCTCGCCGAGGAGTACGACGACGCCGCGGTCGTCGGAATCAACCCCAACGACGACGAGGAGTACCCCGACGACTCGTTCGAGCGGATGGTCGAGTTGGTCGAGGACGGCACCATCCGGTACGACGCCTACCTCCGCGACGAGACCCAGGAGGTCGCCGAGGCCTACGGCGCTGTCTGCACGCCCGACCCCTTCCTCCTGCGAAACGGCGGCGACACCTTCACGCTGGCGTACCACGGCCGGTTGGACGACGCGCTCAACCCCGACGACGAGGCGAGCGAGGTGTACGTCGACGATGCCATCGATTCGGTGCTGGCGGGCGAGGACGTGGACCTCGAGTTCATGCCCTCGCGCGGGTGTTCCATCAAGTGGAAGTGA
- a CDS encoding threonine synthase, translating to MTRLVCYRCGETAEFPDRKRCDCGEPLWFDTDPEGFEWPASPASGRSPSEPSSGVWRYADLLPVAPRDGAPSGVASASGATPLVRADRLDDYAGCRLWLKDESENPTGSFKDRGSAVGAAWAADADREWVGTVSHGNMAISVAAHAAGLGTECVVLVPDDLPAERLAAIAQYDPRVLRVSGDYGTLYYETLAADSPVEFVNSDTPLRVAGQKATALEICEAFVRGERDSSRSPRTGSGSSPADPDAPDAIVLPVSSGGHASAAWKALRELDAAGLLDADALPRLYLVQAAACDPIARAFREGSEEVAATTAGETVAYSIANADPPSGTRALAAARATGGAVVSVPDDEILDAKARLAEDAGFCVEPASATTLAGIRQLVESGDLDESDEVVAVLTGTGFRELDAGGVDAPAVDLADLPARLRSLTG from the coding sequence ATGACCCGACTCGTCTGCTACCGGTGCGGCGAGACCGCAGAGTTCCCCGACCGAAAGCGGTGCGACTGCGGCGAACCGCTCTGGTTCGACACCGACCCCGAGGGCTTCGAGTGGCCTGCGAGCCCGGCCTCCGGACGCTCCCCGTCGGAGCCCTCGTCGGGCGTCTGGCGCTACGCCGACCTCCTGCCGGTCGCGCCCCGGGACGGAGCGCCCTCCGGCGTCGCGTCGGCTTCGGGGGCCACGCCGCTGGTCCGGGCCGACCGCCTCGACGACTACGCCGGGTGTCGACTCTGGCTGAAGGACGAGAGCGAGAACCCCACGGGGAGCTTCAAGGACCGCGGGAGCGCGGTCGGCGCGGCGTGGGCCGCCGACGCCGACCGCGAGTGGGTCGGCACCGTCTCGCACGGCAACATGGCCATCAGCGTGGCGGCCCACGCCGCCGGACTCGGCACGGAGTGCGTCGTCCTCGTTCCCGACGACCTCCCGGCCGAGCGCCTCGCCGCCATCGCCCAGTACGACCCGCGAGTCCTGCGCGTGTCCGGCGACTACGGAACACTCTACTACGAGACGCTTGCGGCCGACTCGCCGGTCGAGTTCGTCAACAGCGACACGCCCCTCCGGGTCGCGGGCCAGAAGGCCACCGCGCTCGAAATCTGCGAGGCGTTCGTGCGCGGGGAGCGCGACTCGTCGCGCTCCCCGCGCACCGGGTCTGGGTCCTCCCCGGCCGACCCCGACGCGCCCGACGCCATCGTCCTGCCGGTCAGCAGCGGCGGCCACGCCAGCGCGGCGTGGAAGGCCCTGCGCGAACTCGACGCGGCGGGACTGCTCGACGCCGACGCCCTCCCACGACTCTACCTCGTGCAGGCGGCGGCCTGCGACCCCATCGCGCGGGCCTTCCGCGAGGGGAGCGAGGAGGTCGCGGCCACGACCGCCGGGGAAACCGTCGCTTACTCCATCGCCAACGCCGACCCGCCCAGCGGGACCCGGGCGCTCGCGGCGGCCCGCGCGACCGGCGGCGCGGTCGTCTCGGTCCCGGACGACGAGATTCTCGACGCGAAGGCCCGACTCGCCGAGGACGCTGGCTTCTGCGTCGAACCCGCCTCCGCGACGACGCTGGCGGGTATCCGCCAGCTGGTCGAGTCGGGTGACCTCGACGAATCCGACGAGGTCGTCGCGGTGCTGACCGGGACGGGCTTCCGCGAACTCGACGCCGGAGGTGTCGACGCGCCCGCGGTCGACCTCGCCGACCTGCCCGCGCGACTCCGGTCGCTCACGGGCTGA
- a CDS encoding glutathione S-transferase family protein, translating to MNMLVDGEWRVDDYESTDEEGEFDRQETSFRSRIEDDPDAEFPAEAGRYHLYVSYACPWAHRTLLVRSLKGLEDAISVSVVDPHRVNDGWEFTPEKEGCTEDRVNGFDYLREVYTKADPEFTGRVTVPVLWDTERETVVNNESKEIMRMLDTGFGTGEARRASDASGDTASAERDVTLYPEGYREEVDDRIEDIYDPINNGVYRAGFAGNQAAYERAVGELFDALDRYDDLLADRRYLAGPVLTEADVAMFTTLVRFDAVYHTHFKCNVRQISDYENLWPYLRDLYQTEGVAETVHLDHITEHYYRSHTDLNPKGIVPAGPDLDFEEPHDRDELPGEPPEGLDAVAR from the coding sequence ATGAACATGCTCGTGGACGGGGAGTGGCGAGTCGACGACTACGAAAGCACCGACGAGGAAGGGGAGTTCGACCGTCAGGAGACCTCGTTCCGGAGTCGAATCGAGGACGACCCCGACGCCGAGTTCCCCGCCGAGGCGGGGCGATACCACCTCTACGTCTCGTACGCCTGTCCGTGGGCCCACCGAACCCTCCTCGTCCGGAGCCTGAAGGGACTGGAGGACGCGATTTCGGTGTCGGTCGTCGACCCCCACCGCGTGAACGACGGCTGGGAGTTCACACCCGAGAAGGAGGGGTGTACCGAGGACCGCGTCAACGGTTTCGACTACCTCCGGGAGGTGTACACGAAGGCCGACCCCGAGTTCACCGGGCGCGTGACCGTCCCGGTGCTCTGGGACACCGAGCGCGAGACCGTCGTCAACAACGAGTCGAAGGAGATCATGCGGATGCTGGATACCGGGTTCGGCACGGGCGAGGCGCGACGCGCCTCGGATGCGAGCGGTGATACCGCGAGCGCCGAGCGCGACGTGACCCTCTACCCCGAGGGCTACCGCGAGGAGGTCGACGACCGCATCGAGGACATCTACGACCCCATCAACAACGGCGTGTATCGGGCGGGATTCGCCGGGAATCAGGCGGCCTACGAGCGCGCCGTGGGCGAACTGTTCGACGCGCTCGACCGCTACGACGACCTGCTGGCCGACCGGCGCTACCTCGCCGGGCCGGTCCTCACCGAGGCCGACGTGGCGATGTTCACCACGCTCGTCCGATTCGACGCGGTGTACCACACCCACTTCAAGTGCAACGTCCGCCAGATATCGGACTACGAGAACCTCTGGCCCTACCTCCGGGACCTCTACCAGACCGAGGGCGTCGCCGAGACCGTCCACCTCGACCACATCACGGAGCACTACTACCGCAGCCACACCGACCTGAATCCGAAGGGAATCGTCCCGGCGGGTCCCGATCTCGACTTCGAGGAGCCTCACGACCGCGACGAACTCCCCGGCGAACCGCCCGAGGGACTCGACGCCGTCGCGCGCTGA
- a CDS encoding cation:proton antiporter regulatory subunit, whose protein sequence is MTVYETDVPGVGRKFEYELGGEDRLVVLIHHDGKREVFRRPSADADGTKLFELSDKQAREFGTILEGAYFQPVDLDRVEVPLGESIIEWTELPEGSPLDGESLREADLRQRTGVSVMAVQRGEETLANPESDFELTAGDILVTIGTRDEQGEFDDLISG, encoded by the coding sequence ATGACGGTCTACGAGACGGACGTGCCCGGCGTCGGCCGGAAGTTCGAGTACGAACTCGGCGGCGAGGACCGCCTCGTGGTGCTCATCCACCACGACGGCAAGCGAGAGGTGTTCCGCCGTCCCTCGGCCGACGCCGACGGCACGAAGCTGTTCGAACTCTCCGACAAGCAGGCCCGGGAGTTCGGCACGATTCTGGAGGGCGCGTACTTCCAGCCGGTCGACCTCGACCGCGTGGAGGTCCCGCTGGGCGAGTCCATCATCGAGTGGACCGAACTCCCCGAGGGGTCGCCCCTCGACGGCGAGAGCCTCCGGGAGGCCGACCTCCGCCAGCGGACCGGCGTGTCGGTGATGGCGGTCCAGCGCGGCGAGGAGACTCTCGCCAACCCCGAATCCGACTTCGAACTGACGGCGGGCGACATCCTCGTGACGATTGGGACTCGCGACGAGCAGGGAGAGTTCGACGACCTCATCTCCGGCTAA
- a CDS encoding helix-turn-helix domain-containing protein yields MRAFAFALEHEPGADPVSDAFREDPDLYAHSLSCNVTPDHFWRVDRLVGPTAGLEAATAAFESRGRAVDCLGVEGPGAEFRFELLHRDPTSRVLFASWARTDGCGSIPHLALDHLGPGVLFATERREARYEWRVLLPDDAGLGRLYDALQAASGDDVSLDLRQVTDESGWLGAYSGRPALPYAQYETMRAAVERGYYETPREITVGELAEELDTPRSTLSYRLRRAEAELANSFVRGER; encoded by the coding sequence ATGCGCGCGTTCGCGTTCGCTCTCGAACACGAACCGGGGGCCGACCCGGTCTCTGACGCCTTCCGCGAGGACCCCGACCTGTACGCTCACTCGCTGTCGTGTAACGTCACCCCAGACCACTTCTGGCGGGTCGACCGCCTCGTCGGACCGACAGCCGGGTTGGAGGCGGCGACCGCCGCGTTCGAGTCCCGCGGCCGCGCGGTCGACTGCCTCGGCGTCGAGGGCCCCGGGGCCGAGTTCCGATTCGAGCTGCTCCACCGCGACCCGACGAGTCGCGTCCTGTTCGCCTCGTGGGCGAGGACCGACGGCTGTGGGTCCATCCCTCACCTCGCGCTGGACCACCTCGGGCCGGGGGTGTTGTTCGCCACCGAGCGCCGCGAGGCGAGATACGAGTGGCGGGTCCTCCTGCCGGACGACGCGGGGCTCGGGCGGCTGTACGACGCCCTGCAGGCCGCCAGCGGCGACGACGTGAGCCTCGACCTCCGGCAGGTCACCGACGAGTCGGGGTGGCTCGGGGCGTACAGCGGTCGCCCGGCGCTACCCTACGCCCAGTACGAGACGATGCGGGCGGCGGTCGAGCGCGGCTACTACGAGACGCCCCGCGAGATAACGGTCGGAGAGCTCGCCGAGGAACTCGACACGCCGCGCTCGACGCTGTCGTACCGGCTCCGGCGCGCCGAGGCCGAACTGGCGAACAGTTTCGTCCGAGGCGAGCGGTAG
- a CDS encoding mechanosensitive ion channel family protein, translating to MKELYVLQADGGGLLGDLPGWLGNTLSEILTALPRLVGALLILAIGWALGKAVGKVVAGVADRAGLDRRAGDTPLGRMMGDSRDAMSNFLGTVGAWFVYALAILAAANTLAIPVLSEWIATAVSYLPSFIAGLLVIVGGFIVADFIGDAIKRTRAATESTYTQYFGSGVQVFLYFTAIVIGLDTMGIAVDILYVFARAMAWGLAAGVALAIGIAFGWGGHGFVADNLGRWSGSARNTASDMTPQGQGSPADDD from the coding sequence ATGAAAGAACTATACGTACTACAGGCAGACGGCGGCGGACTGCTCGGGGACCTCCCGGGCTGGCTGGGAAACACGCTCTCGGAGATACTCACCGCGCTCCCCCGGCTCGTCGGTGCGCTACTCATCCTCGCCATCGGATGGGCCCTCGGCAAGGCCGTCGGCAAGGTCGTCGCCGGGGTCGCCGACAGGGCGGGCCTCGACCGCCGGGCGGGCGACACCCCGCTCGGTCGGATGATGGGCGACTCGCGCGACGCGATGTCGAACTTCCTCGGGACGGTGGGCGCGTGGTTCGTCTACGCGCTGGCCATCCTCGCGGCGGCCAACACGCTCGCGATTCCGGTCCTCTCGGAGTGGATCGCGACCGCGGTGTCGTACCTCCCGTCGTTCATCGCGGGCCTGCTCGTCATCGTCGGCGGATTCATCGTCGCCGACTTCATCGGCGACGCCATCAAGCGCACCCGCGCGGCGACCGAGTCGACGTACACCCAGTACTTCGGGTCTGGCGTGCAGGTGTTCCTGTACTTCACCGCCATCGTCATCGGTCTCGACACGATGGGCATCGCCGTGGACATCCTCTACGTCTTCGCCCGCGCGATGGCGTGGGGACTGGCCGCCGGAGTTGCGCTCGCCATCGGCATCGCGTTCGGCTGGGGCGGTCACGGCTTCGTCGCCGACAACCTCGGCCGCTGGAGCGGGAGCGCTCGAAACACCGCGTCCGACATGACCCCGCAGGGACAGGGCTCCCCGGCCGACGACGACTGA
- a CDS encoding cation:proton antiporter yields the protein MAEQVLVEVGIALTALAVGGALAARANQSVIPVYILVGILVGPNPPTEVGPVSLTLVENREFIDVLAELGVVFLLFFLGLEFSLERLVEGWDRLVGIGTVDFVANFGAGVALGLAFGFSPVETLFVAGVVYISSSAVITKSLIDRGWIANPESEAILGTLVFEDILIAVYLAVLSAVALGSGGVEEAATSVAASFAFLGALTLIAWYGTEYVERLFSADSDELFMLRVVGVTTLVAGAALLAGASEAVAAFFVGTAFSSTDHVHRIEDAVSPVRDLFAAVFFLSIGLGTDVTLLPEVAGLLLAAVVVTTLTKLASGTAGGFLYGLNRRRAIRVGVGLVPRGEFSLIIAALATSVGTGALGTTIPAFAVGYVLVMSILGTVLMGYADSLTAYAGESGPSLR from the coding sequence ATGGCCGAGCAAGTCCTCGTCGAGGTGGGAATCGCGCTCACCGCGCTCGCGGTCGGCGGCGCGCTCGCCGCCCGCGCGAACCAGTCGGTCATCCCCGTCTACATCCTCGTGGGCATCCTCGTGGGGCCGAACCCGCCCACCGAGGTGGGTCCCGTCTCGCTGACGCTCGTGGAGAACCGCGAGTTCATCGACGTGCTCGCGGAGCTCGGCGTGGTGTTCCTCCTCTTTTTCCTCGGGCTGGAGTTCAGCCTCGAACGCCTCGTCGAAGGGTGGGACCGACTGGTCGGCATCGGCACCGTCGACTTCGTCGCCAACTTCGGCGCGGGGGTCGCGCTCGGTCTCGCGTTCGGCTTCTCGCCGGTCGAGACGCTGTTCGTCGCGGGCGTGGTCTACATCTCCTCCAGCGCGGTCATCACCAAGTCGCTCATCGACCGCGGGTGGATCGCCAACCCCGAGAGCGAGGCCATCCTCGGGACGCTCGTCTTCGAGGACATCCTCATCGCGGTCTACCTCGCCGTCCTGTCGGCGGTCGCGCTCGGTAGCGGGGGCGTAGAGGAGGCCGCGACCTCGGTCGCGGCCTCGTTCGCGTTCCTCGGCGCGCTCACCCTGATCGCGTGGTACGGTACCGAGTACGTCGAGCGCCTGTTTTCCGCCGACTCGGACGAGCTGTTCATGCTCCGCGTGGTCGGGGTCACGACCCTCGTCGCGGGCGCGGCGCTCCTCGCGGGCGCGAGCGAGGCGGTCGCGGCCTTCTTCGTCGGCACGGCGTTCAGTAGCACCGACCACGTCCACCGAATCGAGGACGCGGTCTCGCCCGTCCGCGACCTGTTCGCGGCCGTCTTCTTCCTCTCCATCGGTCTCGGCACCGACGTGACCCTCCTCCCGGAGGTCGCGGGCTTGCTTCTCGCCGCGGTCGTCGTGACCACGCTCACCAAACTCGCCAGCGGTACCGCCGGTGGATTCCTCTACGGACTCAACCGCAGGCGGGCGATTCGCGTCGGCGTCGGCCTCGTCCCGCGCGGGGAGTTCTCGCTCATCATCGCGGCGCTCGCGACCAGCGTCGGCACCGGTGCGCTCGGGACGACCATCCCGGCGTTCGCGGTCGGCTACGTGCTCGTGATGAGCATTCTCGGGACGGTCCTGATGGGGTACGCCGACTCGCTGACGGCGTACGCCGGTGAGTCGGGACCGTCCCTGCGGTGA